From the genome of Oryza glaberrima chromosome 1, OglaRS2, whole genome shotgun sequence:
AGGCGGACCTTGCGCCCCCCGGCCTTGGCCACATCGAGCGCGGCGCGGAACTCGGCGATGATGGCGTCCGCGGACGCGACGGGAAACGGGAGCGGCACCTCGACGACGGTGGCCCCGGCGCGGGCGACGTAGGCGTGGATGGACTTCTTGACGGCGCCGTACGCGTAGTGGAGCATGAGCACGGCGTCCCCGCGGGAGAACCTCCCCTCGGCGAAGCTCCACGCGGCGTGCTGCAgcacgatggcggcggcggtggtggcgttgtCGACGAGGGAGACCTCGGCGACGTCCCCGGCGTTGACGAGGCCCGCGACGGCAGCCCGCGAGCGGCGGAGCCCCGGCTGGAGGGCGTGGAAGTAGAAGTCGTCGGGCTGGGCGATGAAGAGGCGCTGCCACCGCGCCTGCGCGTCGAGGAGGGAGGACGGGCAGCACCCGAAGCTGCCGTTGTTGACGCGCGCCACCCCGGCCTCGTGGTGCTCGAACTCCGCCCGGATCTGCGCCGCCGAGATCACCGACCTCGgccgcttcgccggcggcgggcgcggcgccggcCCGTTGCCGTTCCCGTTCCCGTTCCCGTACCCGTTCtcggccgcccccgccgccgccgccgccgccgcgtcgtcatCCGGCGGGATCGACGCCatcgctcgccgcgccgccgcgttaGGGTTGGTTAGTTGGTTtggttggattggattggagaggtggtggaggtggagatttggggagaggagagaagtgaaTTTGCGGATTGGGAATGGGGGCTTCTCGCGTCGCGAGTCGTGTCGAGTTCGAGTTCGAACCGCGCCGGCCGAGGCGAGGACCGGACCGGTCTCGGTCGGGCCGGTCGCTCTCAcctccgccgcgcgcgggcgcgcTTGTTGTTTTAACGTGTGGTTCCGGCGCTGCTGCTTACGTGGACGGGGGTGGGCCCGCCTGGGCAGTGACTGGGGCTGGCGGAAACGATGGGCTTTGATCGCTTGGGAGGTCGAAGAAAGCAAGCAACGGCTTACGTGTGCCACGTAAGGAAGCCGTTGTTTGTGATGCTGTAATTAGTAATTATTAAGTATTtcatccatcccattttaaataCAGTCATAAGTTTTCCTATCTAACTTTAATtatctatcttatttaaaaactttctaaaaaaattaataaacataagtcatacataaagtattattcatattttatcatataaaacaataaaaatattaattatagaaaaattttaaataagacggataacCAAAGttagatataaaaatttatgGCTGTATTTAAAATGGGACGAAGAGTTATCACTTACGATGGATTGGTGGGCGCTCATTGTCCGCACGGCAGCGGGCAGATAAAAACTGAGTTTAACACGACTATCATGAAACCACGACTCGCAGCTCAAATAAATTGCAATACAATACGACTTCTTATCTGCCGCTCGACCTAATAACAAACTTAAATTCTTAGTATTACTCAATGAATGAATTGTTGTCCTAATCAAAACTTAATCATTGTTATTTGTTGGGAGCACGGCTGTGCGCACTAATCGCCATCTCCTACGTCACTAAAGCAACTAATTTGAAGTTTATGCTCGTCTTCATCGACAGCTTCCTGTTTAATTACTTTCCACTTGCCATAATATATCCACTAGGAACAATTTTAGCCCCTCTCGTACTGCGCCGATGTTCCGCAATTCATACATCGATACGTAAGCTTTTCGAATCACTAGTTTTTTATACGGAGTGATGTCTGAAATAGCAGCAAAAGTTATGTTCAACTTGTAAACGTGTAAAATTTCTGTTGTGCATATATAAACTTACAAGTAGATAggataaaaatttaaaaattaagcaTATATGTGTAAGAAGTTGGAGGATGGGTATAATTGAGTATAGTACAATCTTTGAGTACGGAGTGcataaaaaatgatataattGACAATAATGTCATCAAAATTAAGCATTCAAGTGAAATAACTTGGTTAGATACTtagatgattttatttttatctaaaaagGTGTCAAGCGTGATAAATTTTTTCCACGTTAACAGGCACGTCGGTAATGAATCCACATTACCTGCATAGAGCAATTCCGTTGTACCTCTATGCAATTTacacaatgaaaaaaaaagcaaatgcaCCCATCCACAGTTTTGCAAAATTAAAGGTGTGTTGTGCAAATATGCAAGGAGACATGACGTGCTGTTACTAAAACAGGTGATGTGATGTGGCTGCTTTATTACTATAATAGGGCAAAGAATGTATGATGGGGGCTCTATTAGGTCATTCTAAGTGCATCTAGCTGTTGTGTGGATTCGATACACCACGTTAGATGTCTGCCGCCGTGGAGGACAGAGGAGGGGGAATCAGTGGTTCTCCAAGGATTTTCATTCTTGCTTGATCCACGAGTTCCTCTGGAGAGTGAAGCACAAGGGGTGGTCTAAAATAGGcaaaaggaggaaggagaagaagatgggAGTGGCGCCTTGTAGACTTCGGCAAGCAAATCAAGGCCACCACGGAGCTCGTTGGCCCGAGCCGCAATGCCGCTCGGGAGGAGGGGACGGCCACCAAGACCACTTCAGGCGAAATGAGGAGGGGACGACGGCCTCGAAGCTCGCTGGCCAGATCAGGGGCACTGCATTCACCTCACCGGTGTAGAGcttgtcgtcctcctcctctccacgcTACAAGGCTCGTCGTCATCACCTTCTCCGCACCGCAAAGCTCCTCGTTGTCGTCACCCTCTTCACCCTGCAAAGCTCATCATCTTCCCCCTTCCGTGCCGTTGATACCGTCGATGTCGCTTGATTCGCACCGCCGCCATGGAGATCGTAGGCCCACCACCCCAATCTCTACCATGAGCTCGTCCTCAACACCTAGTCAACACGGGAGCAATGCACGAAGTGGTTTTCGGTGGTGTCGACGGTGTGGGTCGTCTTGATGTAGGGGAAGGGGGATAGAAAGCGGCGCCGATGAAGAGGGGGCGCCGGTGTGGATGTGGCTGACAATGGCGAGTAGAGACGAGGTGCGCTGTAGAGGTGGCGAAGAAGAATCCACGCCTCGCTTCCCGGATCCTCCGTCCGTGGGGTggcagagaggagagagagagggagatgaaaaGTGAATACGGGTTAGGAGTGAGACCCATTAAAACTAGTTTGCACTATGGAACAAGTTGTTTTAAAGGAGCGTCATCTTATGTGATATTCCATGTTGTTCAAGTGTGGAGGTTACACTGTAAAAGCCCTTAGAAAGATGAGACCATGGTAGATAAAAGTAGAAAATGAGACGTTGGTGGAGCAATTTAGATCCCATACGGTTGCTATTGTGCCATAGGAATATAGGATCAAGGGAGAAGAGGTAAGATTCGCATAGATACTATGGCAATGTAATATAGCAAAACATTGTATAAAAACATAAATAGCAGTGTTGCAATTGATTTGAGCCATTGGGTTGAAAAATGAATGACTAGTATTATGTGTAGTTACAATAGCAAACTGTAATGGACCTTAAATGTGATGAAGAGCCACCTCTAAGTTAGGGAGTGCCAGTTAACGAGCATTATTGTTCatagaccaaaaaaaaaacattttacgGTCAATAGAGAATCCTCGTCTTACACTCCTACTAGGCTTCATGGTGTTCGGCTCTGCCACTAGAAGGAGGTGAATGTCGATAGTTGATAGGGTAACTGCCATAACTACTAGAGAAAGAGTCATAAGAATAAGATCACGTGTGGGTGGGTTAGAGAGGAAGAGGGtaagagagaagaatggatcaCCTCTCCCTCACGCTACCCCGTCCAACGTGGCCATCTTGCTGCCATCTTGTGGCGGCAAGAGGATTGACACTTAGAAAGGAACTCACCAAAGCCTTCAACGCCTACCTCATGGTGCTGCCGCTGCCTTGACCAGGTTGCTCATGTCTCCTAACGGACCGCCTGATCGCATGACCATCGCCTTCGTCCTCCCACCGCGGTAGCCtcaccgccgcaccgccgcaccGCCCTAGCCATGCCATGCTCCTACCACGGTAGGCTCGCTGCCACACCACTCCATCCAAcgcgccggcctcgtcgccTCCGCACCGTGCTCGCCAGCCACGGGCCTTCGTGTCGCATACTCTATGCGCCTCGCAAGCCTCCCTCCGCCAGCAATGCTCCTCCATGCCGGCACAACTTCCCTCCTAGGTCATCATCGGGGTCGTCACCGCTGGCCAGCACCCCAAGCCTCTGTCGCCACACTTGCTAGCCCTCCAATGCCATCGACGAGCGAACCGTGCGCCCTCGGGATGGAATGAGGGCGACCGGATTTGGCTATGGGGACGCCAGGTACAGCCGTACAAGTCGCCTCCTCCACGCCCTCTTCCCCACCGCCAGcgccctccaccaccactcccTCCAGCCTTGACCTAGCTGAAGGAGCCACCTTTGCTCTGCACCCTCTTCCCCGCTGCCGCGTCGACCCACGCAAGTAGGAGTTGCCGGATCCAGCTGCACGAGCGGCTGCCTCGGCACCCTCTTTCCCATCTGTGTCACCTTCCGCCGCTGTTCAAAACTGCATCGCTACCTCTCACCGGATCTGGCTAGGGAGAGCACAGATCTGGACGGCGCCACCACCTCTTCTTCTTAGGTCGCCTTAGAAACCCCTGTCTGAATAGTGCCCTTGGGGGAAGAACGGAGctctgcccgccgccgtccttgcagaGCCGGCCGAGCGACACGGACGTGTTTCTCTTTTGATGTACTAGTATTTAGAACGCAGCCTTAATCCAAAAGAATCTTAGCTACGGAGAAAGCTAATGGTCCGGTGTCAAGTGAATAaaatctttcttcttttgtgaTTCTTGCTTCAACAACTTTGAGTcaatcaaaatattttcaaaaaaagaaaacagctcCTCTCATATTGGTCATGCTCCAACGGAACCATTTTCAGATACATTTTGCCCAACGGTACAAAAATTTGTTTCGCTTGTTTGGTTTATTATTGATCAGACAACCGTGATTTTTCATCCACATACGGCATAATTGCATACTAATCCCATCAAAGATAACGCCCCCAACGGCCCAACCCATACCCGACACCTCTGACGGCTCCAAGCTTGCAAGTCAACATCTCCTCTAACCTCCGATGGCCTCGCTTCagtccggcggcgacgcggccgcgaacggcgtcgacgccgacgtcgacggcgccgcGTCCCCGCCCTCGGCGAAGCGGCcccgcgcgggcgcgggcgcggcggcgatcaCGGACGCCGAGGTCCGGGCCGAGTTCGCGCACCACGACCGCGCCGTGGCGCGCCTGAACAACGGCACCTTCGGCTGCTGCCCGGCGTCGGTgctggcggcgcgggcgcggtggcAGCGCCTGTTCCTGTCGCAGCCCGACGCGTTCTACTTCCACCACCTCCAGCCCGGGCTcgcccgctcccgcgccgcggtcgccgcggccgtcggcgccggGGACGCCTCCGAGGTCTCCCTCGTCGACAACGtcaccacggccgccgccatcatcaTGCAGCACGTCGCCTGGAGCTTCGCCGAGGGGGACTTCGCGCGCGGGGACGTCGTGCTCATGTTCCTCTACACCTACTGCTCCATCAAGAACTCCATCCACGCGTACGTGGCCCGCGCGGGCGCCACCGTCGTCGAGGTGCCCCTCCCGTTCCCCGTCTCCTCCCCGGACGCCATCATCGCCGAGTTCCGCGCGGCGCTCGCGGTGGCCAGGGacggcggtcgccgccgcgtccgcctcgccgTCATCGACCACATCACCGCCATGCCCACCGTCCTCATCCCGGTCAAGGAGCTCGTCGCCATCTGCCGCGAGGAGGGCGTCGACAAGGTGTTCGTCGACGCGGCGCACGCCGTGGGGCAGGTCCCCGTCGACGTGCGCGACATCGGCGCCGACTTCTACGCCAGCAACCTCCACA
Proteins encoded in this window:
- the LOC127762923 gene encoding putative L-cysteine desulfhydrase 2, with translation MASLQSGGDAAANGVDADVDGAASPPSAKRPRAGAGAAAITDAEVRAEFAHHDRAVARLNNGTFGCCPASVLAARARWQRLFLSQPDAFYFHHLQPGLARSRAAVAAAVGAGDASEVSLVDNVTTAAAIIMQHVAWSFAEGDFARGDVVLMFLYTYCSIKNSIHAYVARAGATVVEVPLPFPVSSPDAIIAEFRAALAVARDGGRRRVRLAVIDHITAMPTVLIPVKELVAICREEGVDKVFVDAAHAVGQVPVDVRDIGADFYASNLHKWFFCPSAVAFIHTRKDDPVSSKLHHPVVSSEYGNGLPMESAWIGVRDYSAQLVVPDVVDFVNRFDGGVEGIRRRNHDKVVEMGTMLAAAWGTFLGTPPEMCGSMLMVGLPGSLGVGSEDDAVGLRTMLRKQFKVEVPLYYNSKAAAADAPPEMVKDGNGDPVTGYVRISHQVYNVREEYEALRDAVAKLVADGFTCRKLRPPEKEETLA